In the genome of Ailuropoda melanoleuca isolate Jingjing unplaced genomic scaffold, ASM200744v2 unplaced-scaffold46705, whole genome shotgun sequence, one region contains:
- the LOC100468524 gene encoding tetratricopeptide repeat protein 30B: TAVVYRLIRDSRYAEAVQLLGGELQRSPRSRAGLSLLGYCYYRLQEFALAAECYEQLGQLHPELEQYRLYQAQALYKACLYPEATRVAFLLLDNPAYHSRVLRLQAAIKYSEGDLPGAKSLVEQLLSGEGGEDGGGENEPDGQVNLGCLLYKEGQYEAACSKFFAALQASGYRPDLSYNLALAYYSSRHYASALKHIADIIEHGIRQHPELGVGM, from the coding sequence CGCCGAGGCGGTGCAGCTGCTGGGCGGCGAGCTCCAGCGGAGCCCGAGGAGCCGCGCCGGCCTGTCGCTGCTGGGCTACTGCTACTACCGCCTGCAGGAGTTCGCGCTGGCCGCCGAGTGCTATGAGCAGCTGGGCCAGCTGCACCCCGAACTGGAGCAGTACCGCCTGTACCAGGCCCAGGCCTTGTACAAGGCGTGCCTTTATCCAGAGGCCACCCGGGTGGCCTTCCTCCTGCTGGACAACCCCGCCTACCACAGCCGGGTCCTGCGTCTGCAAGCCGCTATCAAGTACAGCGAGGGCGACCTGCCCGGGGCCAAGAGCCTGGTGGAGCAGctgctgagtggggaagggggagaggacgGTGGGGGCGAGAACGAGCCCGATGGCCAGGTCAACCTGGGTTGTTTGCTCTACAAGGAGGGACAGTATGAAGCCGCGTGTTCCAAGTTCTTTGCGGCCCTGCAGGCCTCGGGCTACCGGCCTGACCTCTCCTACAACCTGGCTTTGGCCTATTACAGCAGCCGGCACTATGCCTCGGCCCTGAAGCATATCGCCGACATTATTGAACACGGCATACGCCAGCACCCAGAGCTCGGTGTGGGCATG